Proteins from one Armatimonadota bacterium genomic window:
- a CDS encoding J domain-containing protein has protein sequence MRLQFDPTVDYYEVLQVHPRAHPEIIKRAYRTLVAQLHAHPDLGGSHQQMVLINRAYEVLSSEELRAEYDRWRGQYAPSAASAQPPSSPPPAPASPAGPARGDTITTACLKCGRRNRVPQEIGLFRARCGACGERLIPAAANRGRPPAGAREAAAPAARRA, from the coding sequence ATGCGTCTGCAGTTCGACCCGACGGTGGATTATTACGAAGTGCTGCAGGTGCACCCCAGGGCGCACCCGGAGATCATCAAGCGCGCCTACCGCACGCTGGTGGCGCAGCTCCACGCGCACCCCGACCTCGGCGGCAGCCATCAGCAGATGGTGCTCATCAACCGCGCCTACGAGGTGCTGAGCAGCGAGGAGCTGCGCGCGGAATACGACCGCTGGCGCGGCCAATATGCGCCGTCGGCGGCGAGCGCGCAGCCCCCGTCGTCGCCCCCACCGGCGCCCGCGTCTCCCGCCGGCCCGGCGCGGGGCGACACCATCACCACCGCGTGCCTCAAGTGCGGGCGGCGCAATCGCGTCCCGCAGGAGATCGGCCTCTTCCGCGCGCGCTGCGGCGCCTGCGGCGAGCGGCTCATCCCCGCGGCGGCGAACCGGGGGCGTCCACCCGCCGGCGCCCGCGAAGCCGCTGCTCCGGCCGCGCGGCGTGCGG